The genomic stretch AGTGCATTTatcaaaaaagaagagaagttgagaggagcgagagagaatgagaaagagagagagagagagagagagagagagggagggggagagagagagagagagagagagagagagagagagagagagatctattcTCGATCTTCTAAATAGATTATGAGCTTATTTGTGATGAGAGAGTATCTCGTCTGATATCGCGCTATATCTATGTATCTCTTATTCCGGAGACTAACTGATTAAATGTGGATTTCTTTTAGGTTCTTTCTTGTTGTTTCCTGGTTGCTAGCTGAGCTGATTTATAACACTCAGGAATTCGATGTGTAGGAGCAtgaagaccacacacacacacacacacacacacacacacacacacacacacacacacacacacacacacacacatacacacacacacgcctgcaTGTCTGACAGACAGAAACCAGTAGTGTTTAATGTCTCTAAGGTAAAGACTCCATAGCTCCTCTCTGTGTTCCCCGATGAGGAACATCACTAAGACACAAGTATTTTGATGAGGTGAaacaatgtcacacacacacacacacacacacacacacacacacacacacacacacacacacacacacacacacacacacacacaccttaaacctTTCAGACTACAGTGAATTCACTTATTAGAGCTTTATCAGTGacacttaataataaatagtaaaaacaaagacttattttttaaaatgttaattctTTAAAAGTTCTTGTGTTTCACAGTCTTAAGTAGTATTATggatattttatcatttaatctCACAAAACTCTTGAcctgaaaaatatttcattttattagtcCAGACATAATTTAAATATCCTCGTTAAATATCCTAATTTAAGTATGGCTCTGAGTTCACACTGTTAGAAAAGGTTTTTCTGGGTTCAGTGGATGTTGAAGACTTCTTAATCTTCATCCTGTACTCTTTTGATCAGAAAACAATCTACATAGATCCACTGAGTTCATGTAAGAGTGCAGTTCTAATCTAATGTAGTGTTAAGTCCAGATCGTTTTCTCCTCTTTATTCAGAGGGACTTTTCCATAAGACAATAGATCTAAAATTCTGTAGCGCACATTGTCTATTTACAGCTACAAACTGATCTCACCTTAAACATCAGACATTCAGCAACACTTCATGAATaatccttacacacacacacacacacacacacacacacacacacacagagagagagatatgtatGTGTTGTCAGCAGATGGCTGTGAGGTCAGTGTGACATATAAAAGCAATCACAgtgagacactcacacacactgaacactgacggGCTTCACACctgaacctcacacacacgtgcacacacacactcagggtgagtacattttatgtcatttaacCACTTTAAAGTAAGActgtttttatagtttataatgGTAAACCTGTGAATGTTATGTAGTGTTTTGGGATTTATTtgacagtaagagtgtgtgtgtgtgtatgtgtgtttttgtgtgaccTATAGATGGTGCAGAAAGGACAGAACTGTCGTCTCTTCATCAGCTTCTTGTTGTTCATCTTGTTGACACTCGCTCGCAGTCAGCAGAACGAGAGGCGAGTGTCGGTCTGTTTTTTAAGTGCAGAAGTTTGTACAGCTTGTGGACAATAAAGTGAAAGTAAATCTAAAATACAGCAGAAAGACACTCAGTGAGTTCAGGTTATTTGTGTGCCTTCATTTTCACAagaataaaatgctaaaatgcttTTCCTGACAGACTAAATGACCCACAGACATTTCCAACACAATCTGTTTAAAGATGCTAACagatttctctgtttatattcaGGAGCAAGATTCACTCGTTTTTTAagttctgtaaataaataataaaggtagaaaatgaaagtgctgttttgtatctgtctgtctgtctgtctgtctgtctgtctgtctgtctgtctgtctgtctatctatctatctatctatctgtctatctgtctatctatactTAACAAAAGAAAACTAGCTGAATCCACtgttatctctttctctctctgtaggcGTGCGGTCACGGAGCATCAGTTGATGCATGATCGTGGTCGCTCTATTCAGAGCTTGAAGCGACTGATTTGGCTCTCTAGCGCCATCGAGAGGCTGCACACAGCAGAGACACGCTCTttatcctcctctctctcctccttcagtcataatgatgataatgatgatgataatgatgaagatTCCTCCAAGTATCACACGGTAATGGATAGCAGTGTCCACCAGGAGGCGCTGGAGCTGCTGCTGAGAGACATGTACAGAGCACAGCCTCCATCAGGGAGAAAGCAGCCGAGAATCCTGCACTGACTACAGCAAGGACTCGAGCCTCAAGCCTACACCTAAAAACTAGACCTCTAAATAACTGAAGAGAAAAATCAGCAATGACTGAATAAGAGCACTAACACCTGCCTTTCACTCATGTACAggatttattgtgtgtgataTAAGGTTCTATTTGTACATTGTGTAAAATTTACGttgaaaaatttaaaaattacgTTGTGGCactatgaaattaaataaaaaaatgcattaaatgttgattaaaaataaatttcaccATAAAATGTTGTGGAAATTGATTGATGGATCGTAGTTCACTTCCCAACTGATGATGGATCTGCTGCTACTAAAATAACACCTGCTGGTCAAACTGTGTAAGTGcacaagaaacacacagaggGTCATCTGTTTTATCCCAAACGAAACACAACTTTATATAAAgtacttattttatttcttcagctGGACCACAGTCCGGAGGGTGGAGTTCATCTAAAGCTTTGCTTTTCTACTGcattgtttttcagcattataaaacaaatgaagGTGAGACAGCTTGTCTgtacaaaaattaattaaacatctGATCATTACTACTGTTAAAGATGTGCTGATAACAATATTCCCCCAtgatcagcacacacacagtcctgtaCTCATGAGCAgtaaacatgtacagtgacGTCATTATAAACCAGGATATGGTCTGGTCTGATTATGGAGCGTGAGAGTGGAACATCAGCACTGCTGCATACGACACAGTACATTACACATCAACATTATTATGTGATACAATTAAAGCAGTGTGAAAATGTGATATTACAAAATGTTtcaagattttaaaataaatgtaaaagttgaaggacacacacacacacacacacacacacacacacacacacacacacacacacacacacagtaataagtCATCTGCAAATCCAATCTTGAACTTCCTGTTTGGATTCTGAaagagagtcagagacagagagacagagagagagagattatgtatAAAACCCTAACCagatagtgtatgtgtgtatgtgtatatgtgtgtgtgtgtgtgtgtgtgtgtgtgtgtgtgtgtgtgtgtgtgtgtgtgtgtgtgtgtgtgtgtgtgtgtgtgtgtgtggacacactGAGACCTGATCTTTTTCCAGATGCTGTGTCTCTTCCCTTCTGCACAATTACTACTTCAGGCTGTATGAGTATTAAACTGTTGATGGCCTTCAGCACTTgtagtggcctaatggttagagtgtcTGACTCCTAAcgctaaggttgtgggttcgagtctcgggccggcaacaccccccccccctctgctgtgtgtgtgttcactgctgtgtgtgtgtgtgtgtgtttgtgtgttcactgctgtgtgtgtgcactttggatgggttaaatgcagcgAACggattctgagtctgggtcaccgtacttagccttaTGTCATGTCTTAAAAACCAAAAATGTGTTGCACTGCACTGCCCCTGTCCTTATATGGCCATCACTTTCCTTATATGGTCATCAGTTCCTGCTGAACAATTCATCTGTTCCTTGTTTATCTTTTACCATATTTGTGTTTGGTTCctatttttgttgtgtgtgtgtgtgtgtgtgtgtgtatgtgttagtgtgtgtgtgtatgtgttagtgtgtgtatgtgttagtgtgtgtgtctatgtgtaagtgtgtgtgtatgcattagtgtgtgtgtgtgtgtatgtgtgagtgtgtgagtgtgtgtatgtgtgtgtgtgtatatgtgtgagtgtgtgtgtatctgtgaatgtgtgtgtatgtgtgagtgtgtgtatgagtatgtgtgagtgtgtgtgtatgagtatgtgtgagtgtgtgtatgtgtgaatgtttgtgtatgtgtgagtgtgtgtgtgtatgtgtgtgtgtgagtgtgtgtgtgtatgtgtgagtgtgtgtatttgtatgtgtgagtgtgtgtgtgtgtatgtgtgtgtgtatatgtgtgtgtgtatgtgtgtgcgtgtgtgtgtatgtatgtgtgtgtgtatgtatgtgtgtatgtgtgtgtatgtgtgtgtgtatgtgtatgtatgtgtgtgtgtgtatgtatgtgtgtatgtgtgtgtatgtgtgtgtatgtatgtgtgtggatgtgtgtgtgtgtgtgtatgtgtgtatgtatgtgtgtgtgcatgtatgtttgtgtatgtgtgtgtgtatgtgtgtgtgtatgtatgtgtgtatgtgtgtatgtgtatgtgtgtgtatgtatgtgtgtatgtgtgtgtgt from Tachysurus fulvidraco isolate hzauxx_2018 chromosome 2, HZAU_PFXX_2.0, whole genome shotgun sequence encodes the following:
- the pth4 gene encoding parathyroid hormone 4; the encoded protein is MVQKGQNCRLFISFLLFILLTLARSQQNERRAVTEHQLMHDRGRSIQSLKRLIWLSSAIERLHTAETRSLSSSLSSFSHNDDNDDDNDEDSSKYHTVMDSSVHQEALELLLRDMYRAQPPSGRKQPRILH